In Bombus huntii isolate Logan2020A chromosome 11, iyBomHunt1.1, whole genome shotgun sequence, the sequence ATCCGCCCTGGTTCACATAGTCCTCGCGATTCTAAATAAATGTTCACATTCTTATCGCACGATTTCTCTAATTAACATTTGTGCgattaattttaacatttgTGCAAAGTTCTTTTACCTCCTTTGAAGAGAACTATGGCCTTCAAGCAGGCGTATTCCGAATGATCGACCCTGAGGAGAGCACATTTTGCCAATAACTCTCGCAGCTTCCTTACTTCGTCGACGAGCGTCTCTTTTCTTTCGGATGATAAATCGTTCGGTACCAAAGTGGATTCTTCGACTGGAAAGTTCCACTGCGCGGCGGTCAACACGAAAAGCTCGCTCCAAGATTCTTCCAGTAGAATAGTTTGGTCCCTGTAGGGCAGCTTGAAAGAAACGCCAAACGATTTTTATTAACACGATGCTAATTCGtctttacatttatataaagATCACGCGTGAGCACGCGGATTACTTGTAAGAACGAATGGATGCTTCTCGCCCATCTGACAGCAAAGAAGAGTAATTTCGCCGCAAATTCGTAGATGTTCTCCGTGGGTAAAATAGAGAAGCTAGATATATAATCCGTTGCTCCAGAGTTCGTAACAGACGGTGCTAGTCGAGCGCTTGCGAGTTCCTCTgcaaaattcataaatattcgtCGTTCGAACAAACAAACGTATTTCGATAAACTAGCGAAATTTCTACGAGAAAATTCTTACCCTTTGGTTCGATTCTCGTTTCGATCGGTCCAGCCTCCTCGGAACTCGTCACCTCGTCCTCTTTAGCTGTGTTCACTGTTAACGGCTCTGTCGGTGAACGTGGCAAAAAATGTGCTACAAATGAAAAAAGTATCGTAGTAACTGTTTGTACAACGTGAAATAATTTCCCATACGTTTTTGTATGGAACattaaagatgaaataatttaggattaatatttacaatagaGTAGATTGTTTCGCTTACCGACCGATGGTGTAAAAGCCGACATTGTCGGCTTGAAGGGAAATAGCGCAGGATACAAAAGGGGATGGTAAGGGTTGCTCGCTGCGTGGTAAACGTGTGGGATTCCAGGATATAATACCGACGGACCTCTTCTCGCGGCTGCGACCAGGGACGAGGTATTTCGTGGAGCTCTTTCGTGCTGCACCGCTGTGAGTATCATAATTCCTTAGTATGTCATATTCAGTTATGCATTTGTGGCCATACAGACAATTTATTCTATTGGCGTCGAAACAATCCTAACTGTAATATTTTAGTTCTTAATATCAAGTAGTACCTCGGTAGGCATAAATTGTTTTTTAAGTCGTCAAGTATTTCGAGTACACACGTACGAAATATATATCGTAAACTTCACGATTAAATTCTATCAATTTAACGCTCGTATTAAAGTCTTATCTGGCacgaaacaaaattataaattacccCAACGAATTATCCCCCGTTTAAAATCAAACATCCCTTACCCACATATGTTGCTATACGAAAGCAAAATCCCGCTTCACCCTGCGATCGATTTCATGCTTTTTTTATAGCATCGGCAAGGATATAATCAAAACCATGAGAGTGGAGACCACTAATGGTACCTTTCCTGCCCTCCTTCGCTAATTGATATCCCCGCGCAATCAAGTGTTTGGATTATCGGGTCGGGCTAGAAGTGTTTACAAAACCTGTGAACGTCAGGCTGCTTGTGACACTGCTCGCGGCATGGCTAACTTTCCGGATTCTGGCGTGAGCAAGCA encodes:
- the LOC126870914 gene encoding COUP transcription factor 1-like, translated to MEDSSRGESLCKVCGDKASGKHYGVPSCDGCRGFFKRSIRRYARNLDYVCKENGRCIVDVSRRNQCQACRFTKCLQVNMKRDAVQHERAPRNTSSLVAAARRGPSVLYPGIPHVYHAASNPYHPLLYPALFPFKPTMSAFTPSVAHFLPRSPTEPLTVNTAKEDEVTSSEEAGPIETRIEPKEELASARLAPSVTNSGATDYISSFSILPTENIYEFAAKLLFFAVRWARSIHSFLQLPYRDQTILLEESWSELFVLTAAQWNFPVEESTLVPNDLSSERKETLVDEVRKLRELLAKCALLRVDHSEYACLKAIVLFKGESRGLCEPGRITALQEQTVAVFCERDARRVGRLLLLLPPARALCRSILQELLFKPTVGDVSVERLLGDMVSALRPT